From Haloarcula hispanica ATCC 33960, the proteins below share one genomic window:
- the glmS gene encoding methylaspartate mutase subunit S, with translation MRTVILGVIGSDAHVVGITILERAFEAAGFNVVNLGVQSSQSEFIDAADEHDAEAILVSSLYGHAEQDCQGFQQQINEAGLDVTTYIGGNLAVGQDSFEETRETFKALGFDRVFDSETDPEEAIEALKADLGHRSREEASSEKVQLGS, from the coding sequence ATGAGGACAGTCATCCTCGGTGTCATCGGCTCCGACGCGCACGTCGTTGGGATTACCATTCTGGAACGAGCGTTCGAAGCGGCAGGGTTCAACGTAGTCAACCTCGGTGTCCAGTCGTCCCAGTCGGAGTTCATCGACGCCGCGGATGAACACGACGCCGAAGCGATACTCGTTTCGTCGCTGTACGGCCACGCCGAGCAGGATTGTCAGGGGTTCCAGCAGCAGATCAACGAGGCGGGTCTGGACGTGACGACCTACATCGGCGGCAACCTCGCTGTCGGGCAGGACTCCTTCGAGGAGACGCGCGAGACGTTCAAAGCGCTCGGTTTCGACCGGGTCTTCGATTCGGAGACCGACCCTGAGGAGGCTATCGAGGCGTTGAAAGCCGACCTCGGCCACCGCTCCCGTGAGGAAGCGTCGTCCGAGAAGGTTCAGCTCGGCTCCTGA
- a CDS encoding GNAT family N-acetyltransferase produces MTTIRRAFDADADGIRRVARAAWHDAYDSLDSDVIDETISDWYADPLGSALHGWAGGVPANDLDDIEATLLVAEQDGEIIGFTQGITMHTMGTMLRLYVHPDYHGEGVGTALYDRLEDIFLEHGVEQFRALDLASNDRSREFFENLGFERTKTRTLTIGGDPYDEAVYSRELSPEEGDE; encoded by the coding sequence ATGACGACCATCCGCCGAGCCTTCGACGCCGACGCCGACGGCATCCGCCGGGTCGCACGGGCGGCGTGGCACGACGCCTACGACTCGCTGGACTCCGACGTCATCGACGAGACGATATCCGACTGGTACGCCGACCCGCTGGGCAGCGCGCTCCACGGGTGGGCCGGCGGCGTCCCCGCCAACGACCTCGACGACATCGAGGCGACGTTACTGGTTGCCGAACAGGACGGCGAAATCATCGGCTTCACCCAGGGCATCACCATGCATACGATGGGGACGATGCTGCGGCTGTACGTCCACCCGGACTACCACGGGGAGGGTGTCGGGACGGCGCTGTACGACCGGCTCGAAGACATCTTTCTGGAACACGGCGTTGAGCAGTTCCGGGCGCTCGACCTGGCCTCGAACGACCGGAGCCGGGAGTTCTTCGAGAACCTCGGCTTCGAGCGGACCAAGACTCGGACACTCACGATCGGCGGCGATCCCTACGACGAGGCCGTGTATTCCCGCGAGCTGTCGCCCGAAGAAGGCGACGAGTAG
- a CDS encoding sodium:calcium antiporter, with amino-acid sequence MAGLLGSVALIVVATAVIWKGSAYFERAAERLSKYYGLPVAVHGAIVVAVGSSFPEISSVVISTVVHDEFSLGVGAIVGSAIFNLLVIPALAALSSEELRSTRDIVHKDAQFYVISVLILFIVFALGATYVPGGTNRAAILTPTLVAVPLMAYGIYVFLHQQDASEHVADETHSVRPGREWGMLGVGLVVITVGVEGMVQGALALGVIFDTPTFLWGLTVIAAGTSLPDAFVSVRAAKNDDSVTSLTNVLGSNTFNLLVAIPVGVLLAGRATIDFLVAIPTMGFLGFVTLVFIVFIRTDLELSDREAYTLLGLYVVFVCWMALESVGLIETVSGI; translated from the coding sequence ATGGCTGGCTTGCTGGGTTCGGTCGCTCTCATCGTCGTCGCAACCGCTGTCATCTGGAAAGGGAGCGCGTACTTCGAGCGGGCCGCAGAACGGCTGAGCAAGTACTACGGGTTACCGGTGGCGGTTCACGGCGCAATCGTCGTCGCCGTCGGGTCGAGCTTTCCCGAGATAAGTTCGGTCGTTATCAGCACCGTCGTCCACGACGAGTTCTCGCTGGGCGTCGGTGCAATCGTCGGGAGCGCGATATTCAATCTGCTCGTGATTCCGGCCCTCGCGGCGCTGTCGAGCGAAGAACTCCGGTCGACGCGTGACATCGTCCACAAAGACGCCCAGTTCTACGTCATCAGCGTCCTCATCCTGTTCATCGTGTTCGCGCTCGGGGCGACGTACGTTCCGGGCGGGACCAATCGGGCGGCTATCCTGACCCCGACGCTCGTCGCCGTTCCGCTCATGGCCTACGGTATCTACGTCTTCTTGCACCAGCAGGACGCCAGCGAGCACGTCGCAGACGAAACCCACAGCGTCCGTCCGGGACGGGAGTGGGGAATGCTGGGGGTCGGACTCGTCGTCATCACGGTCGGCGTCGAGGGGATGGTTCAGGGCGCGCTCGCCCTCGGTGTCATCTTCGACACGCCGACGTTCCTCTGGGGGTTGACCGTCATCGCCGCCGGGACGAGCCTCCCTGATGCCTTCGTCAGCGTCCGGGCCGCGAAAAACGACGACAGCGTCACGAGTCTGACGAACGTTCTGGGAAGCAATACGTTCAATCTGCTGGTGGCGATTCCCGTCGGCGTCCTCCTTGCAGGGCGGGCGACAATCGACTTTCTCGTGGCGATTCCGACGATGGGGTTTCTGGGGTTCGTGACGCTGGTGTTCATCGTGTTCATCCGGACGGACCTCGAACTCTCTGACCGCGAAGCGTACACGTTGCTTGGTCTGTACGTGGTGTTCGTCTGCTGGATGGCCCTCGAATCGGTCGGGCTCATCGAGACGGTCAGTGGTATCTGA
- a CDS encoding HhH-GPD family protein has product MTDQSTATDRHGAVPADPSAVQDALVEWYEADHRSYPWRETTDPYEILVSEVMSQQTQLDRVVDAWEDFLDRWPTAAALAEADRSDVVGFWTSHSLGYNNRAKYLHEAAGQVVDDYDGEWPRDPDGLSDLMGVGPYTANAVASFAFNNGNAVVDTNVKRVLYRAFDVPDDDSEFEAAASKLMPGGQSRVWNNAIMELGGVACEKTPDCDGAQCPWREWCSAYETGDFTAPDVPTQPEFEGSRRQMRGRVISALKEYDELQLDQLGPRVRVDYAPEGEYGREWLRGLLEDLADDGLVDVENSDGEAVARLQR; this is encoded by the coding sequence ATGACCGACCAGTCGACAGCGACGGACCGTCATGGGGCCGTGCCCGCGGACCCGTCGGCTGTCCAGGACGCGCTCGTGGAGTGGTACGAGGCGGACCACCGCTCGTACCCGTGGCGGGAGACGACTGACCCCTACGAGATTCTCGTTTCCGAAGTGATGAGCCAGCAGACCCAACTGGACCGGGTCGTCGACGCCTGGGAGGACTTTCTGGACCGCTGGCCGACTGCGGCGGCCCTGGCCGAGGCCGACCGTTCGGATGTCGTGGGCTTCTGGACCAGTCACTCGCTGGGCTACAACAATCGTGCGAAGTACCTCCACGAGGCGGCCGGCCAAGTGGTCGACGACTACGACGGCGAGTGGCCCCGCGACCCGGACGGCCTCAGCGACCTGATGGGTGTCGGTCCCTACACCGCCAACGCCGTCGCCTCCTTCGCGTTCAACAACGGGAACGCCGTCGTCGATACGAACGTCAAGCGTGTCCTGTACCGCGCCTTCGACGTGCCGGACGACGATTCAGAGTTTGAAGCGGCCGCAAGCAAACTCATGCCCGGGGGCCAGTCGCGAGTCTGGAACAACGCCATCATGGAACTGGGCGGGGTTGCCTGCGAAAAGACGCCGGATTGTGACGGCGCACAGTGCCCGTGGCGTGAGTGGTGTTCGGCCTACGAAACGGGCGATTTCACCGCGCCGGACGTCCCGACCCAGCCCGAGTTCGAGGGGAGCCGTCGACAGATGCGCGGCCGCGTCATCTCGGCGCTCAAGGAGTACGACGAGCTACAACTGGACCAGTTGGGGCCGCGTGTGCGCGTGGACTACGCGCCCGAGGGGGAGTACGGCCGCGAATGGCTCCGAGGGCTTCTGGAGGATTTGGCCGACGACGGGCTAGTCGATGTCGAGAACAGCGACGGCGAGGCGGTCGCGCGCCTCCAGCGCTGA
- a CDS encoding HAMP domain-containing sensor histidine kinase has protein sequence MTGGGDETAASSQPDGLLERLHAVLPDVYTRNYVAKFAVALAVIVVVLAAVGFGSYLQIQDRVVSDAVTDLETSATHRADSIGQWRTTTETEAIAIAAAGVYGTGTPADIRQYLTTAATAESSQIRSLHYVSTVDNSQIVVASTGTNTEGRPPRAVEPAWESPVMATMNGSTDTGTVIHSTAYADGDNHSMAFVTPVSDGALVLVARVPVEQFQDGRDGFETQLLTGDGDPLISDQGGSVPISQDGLRAATAGRTTTIETGSHVATYTPVNGTSWVVTTSATQETLYGTSRLVRWGFLAVIGTAVASLGIAGYLFGRHTVRPLRQLRNRTQAMEQGDLGVDISTARQDEIGRLYDAFGNMRDTLRRQIRQAQAAREEAERSSHELERQNERLDEFASTLSHDLRNPLTVARGHVELLATRLSDPETDSDDLQTHIEKLEDAHDRIESIIDDVLTLTRKGASVEETAPVPLEAVVTDAWDNIDNKNASIEVAGSRTIDADRTRLLRALENLFRNALDHVGPKVTVTVGLTEHGFYVADDGPGIPSEAVDNIFEYGHTTSADGTGLGLSIVKTIAEAHGWRLYIDTTYPDGAMFVFADVFSEDEPDWYGTEFEWGRSEVDD, from the coding sequence ATGACAGGTGGTGGGGACGAGACAGCAGCGTCCAGCCAGCCCGACGGGCTGCTAGAGCGGCTTCACGCAGTCCTCCCGGACGTGTACACGCGTAACTACGTGGCGAAGTTCGCTGTCGCGCTGGCGGTAATCGTCGTCGTACTCGCAGCCGTCGGCTTCGGCAGCTACCTGCAGATACAGGACCGGGTCGTCAGCGACGCGGTGACGGACCTCGAAACGTCGGCCACGCATCGCGCCGACAGTATCGGGCAGTGGCGGACGACCACCGAGACGGAGGCCATCGCTATCGCAGCCGCAGGGGTGTACGGCACTGGGACGCCCGCAGATATCAGACAGTACCTTACGACAGCAGCCACGGCAGAGTCGTCACAGATTCGTTCGCTTCACTACGTCTCCACCGTCGACAACTCTCAGATAGTCGTCGCGAGCACCGGAACGAACACAGAAGGCCGGCCACCGCGGGCGGTCGAACCCGCGTGGGAGTCCCCTGTGATGGCGACGATGAACGGCTCCACCGACACTGGCACAGTGATCCACTCGACAGCATACGCGGACGGTGACAACCATTCGATGGCGTTCGTGACTCCCGTCTCCGATGGAGCACTAGTGCTGGTTGCCCGGGTCCCGGTCGAGCAGTTTCAGGACGGGCGCGACGGGTTCGAGACGCAACTGCTCACTGGGGACGGAGACCCGCTTATCAGCGACCAGGGTGGTTCCGTGCCCATCAGTCAGGACGGTCTCCGGGCCGCAACAGCGGGCCGAACGACGACTATCGAAACGGGGTCCCATGTCGCGACGTACACGCCCGTCAACGGTACATCGTGGGTGGTCACGACGAGTGCGACGCAAGAGACACTGTACGGAACGAGTCGGCTCGTCCGCTGGGGCTTCCTCGCTGTCATCGGGACGGCAGTCGCCTCGCTGGGCATCGCGGGATATCTTTTCGGACGGCATACGGTTCGGCCCCTGAGACAGCTCCGTAACCGGACGCAGGCCATGGAACAGGGTGACCTCGGCGTTGACATCTCGACAGCCCGGCAGGACGAGATCGGGAGGCTGTACGACGCCTTCGGAAATATGCGGGACACGCTCCGGCGTCAGATCCGCCAGGCCCAGGCGGCTCGTGAGGAGGCCGAGCGGTCGAGCCACGAACTCGAACGCCAGAACGAGCGGCTGGACGAGTTCGCGTCGACGCTGAGCCACGACCTTCGAAACCCGCTCACGGTCGCCCGGGGGCACGTCGAACTGCTTGCGACGCGGCTGTCGGACCCGGAGACGGACTCGGACGACCTCCAGACCCACATCGAGAAACTCGAAGACGCACACGACCGTATCGAGTCCATAATCGACGACGTGTTGACGCTGACGAGAAAGGGCGCAAGCGTCGAGGAGACGGCCCCGGTTCCGCTGGAGGCCGTCGTCACTGACGCGTGGGACAACATCGACAACAAAAACGCCAGCATCGAGGTCGCGGGCAGTCGAACCATCGACGCCGACCGGACGCGGCTCTTGCGAGCCCTCGAGAACCTGTTTCGCAACGCCCTCGACCACGTCGGCCCGAAGGTGACCGTCACGGTCGGGCTGACGGAACACGGCTTCTACGTTGCCGACGACGGGCCGGGGATTCCGAGCGAAGCGGTCGACAACATCTTCGAGTACGGTCACACGACGAGCGCGGACGGTACCGGGCTCGGCCTCTCTATCGTCAAGACCATCGCGGAGGCCCACGGTTGGCGGCTGTACATCGATACGACCTACCCCGACGGCGCGATGTTCGTGTTCGCGGACGTGTTCAGCGAGGACGAGCCGGACTGGTACGGGACCGAGTTCGAGTGGGGACGGTCCGAAGTCGACGACTGA
- a CDS encoding MgtC/SapB family protein — MGAMSTLLQLSPEPIQATVFRILLAGALGMFLGLEREWSQKSAGVRTFALISLLAAVFTLVESQALLVVGGVLVIVQGILLAVQGLLGDAEADGLSLTTSVSMLVAYGVGALVAQGFILEGVSVAVFSSLLLVLKRELHSLAWGLSREELRSATEFAILAFVIYPLLPSEPVEIPGGLLDIAVELRVIWLMVVFVAGIGIVNYAIVQTYGGRGIAVTGFFGGLASSTAVVGTMLDHVRQQPDATSYAVAAILLADAAMALRNLLITVFFTIERGVLVEAILPLGAVIVGSVAVAAYTADWSETVEMGLESPFSLRNALAFGGVFLLVVVGGGFAETQFGTAGLYITSALSGLVSSAGATTSAVLLYRGGAIDGPTAMFAILTATAASIMVKAALTAPGPNRAFATRVAFWSSVVLGVATVLALGLFV; from the coding sequence ATGGGCGCTATGTCGACCCTCCTGCAACTATCCCCGGAGCCGATTCAGGCGACCGTGTTTCGAATCCTGCTTGCGGGGGCGCTCGGGATGTTTCTGGGCCTCGAGCGGGAGTGGTCACAGAAGTCAGCCGGTGTGCGGACGTTTGCACTGATTAGCCTGCTCGCTGCGGTGTTCACGCTGGTCGAGAGCCAGGCACTGCTCGTCGTGGGAGGCGTGCTGGTCATCGTGCAAGGGATTTTGCTCGCAGTGCAGGGGCTCCTCGGCGATGCGGAAGCCGATGGGCTGTCACTGACCACATCCGTGTCGATGCTCGTCGCCTACGGCGTCGGGGCGCTGGTCGCACAGGGGTTCATCCTCGAAGGCGTCTCAGTCGCCGTCTTCTCGTCGCTGCTGCTGGTGCTCAAGCGGGAGCTCCACTCCCTGGCGTGGGGGCTCTCCCGCGAGGAACTGCGCTCGGCGACGGAGTTCGCCATCCTCGCTTTCGTCATCTACCCCTTGCTCCCATCAGAACCGGTCGAGATACCTGGGGGACTGCTGGACATCGCCGTGGAGTTGCGGGTCATCTGGCTGATGGTGGTGTTCGTCGCCGGCATCGGCATCGTCAACTACGCTATCGTCCAGACCTACGGCGGCCGTGGCATCGCCGTCACCGGCTTTTTCGGCGGCCTGGCGTCGTCGACGGCGGTGGTCGGCACGATGCTTGACCACGTCCGACAGCAGCCGGACGCGACCTCGTACGCGGTAGCTGCGATTCTGCTCGCCGACGCGGCGATGGCGCTCCGGAACCTCCTCATTACCGTGTTCTTCACCATCGAACGGGGCGTCCTGGTCGAGGCGATCCTCCCGCTGGGAGCCGTCATCGTCGGCAGTGTCGCCGTCGCCGCGTACACCGCCGACTGGTCAGAAACAGTCGAGATGGGGCTTGAAAGCCCGTTCTCGCTACGGAACGCGCTGGCGTTTGGCGGTGTGTTCCTGTTAGTCGTCGTCGGCGGCGGGTTCGCGGAAACGCAGTTCGGGACGGCGGGGCTCTACATCACGTCGGCACTCAGCGGCCTGGTTTCCAGTGCTGGGGCGACGACCTCGGCCGTGTTGCTGTACCGCGGCGGCGCTATCGACGGGCCGACGGCGATGTTCGCCATTCTGACCGCGACGGCTGCCAGCATCATGGTCAAAGCTGCACTGACTGCCCCAGGACCGAACCGCGCTTTCGCCACGCGCGTCGCGTTCTGGAGTTCGGTGGTCCTGGGTGTCGCAACGGTGCTGGCGCTCGGACTCTTCGTTTAA